In a genomic window of Mucilaginibacter sp. KACC 22063:
- a CDS encoding MBL fold metallo-hydrolase — protein MILDDFIYINDKGIYCPYGDFYLDPQQPVATAVISHAHADHAIAGNNEVYSTEATAAFMQLRYGKNAAKVFNIVNWHKPFQIKGIQITFIPAGHMLGSAMVYMEYNGASYLYTGDFKLQTDATCEPIEWLKADVLITESTFADPVVLHPDPVEEINKLNDIKTNILLGAYGLGKSQRLINLITTHVPQKKVLVHHKIMPLNAIYQKMGYTLGMHQLYNRKLMKTQDEYVYIVPPFTFDSYIRATGVKRIFASGWKNLQVNQHDTLFISDHADWNDILTAIQQVEPKQIWTLHGDGKHLKNHFENNIFVKILN, from the coding sequence ATGATTTTAGACGATTTTATTTATATTAACGATAAAGGTATTTATTGCCCCTACGGTGATTTTTATCTTGATCCGCAGCAGCCCGTTGCAACTGCGGTAATTTCTCATGCCCATGCAGACCATGCCATAGCAGGTAATAACGAGGTATATAGTACCGAAGCTACCGCTGCATTTATGCAATTGCGATATGGTAAAAATGCAGCAAAGGTTTTTAATATTGTCAACTGGCACAAGCCGTTTCAAATAAAAGGGATTCAGATTACCTTTATTCCTGCCGGCCATATGTTAGGTTCAGCAATGGTGTATATGGAGTATAATGGCGCAAGCTACTTATACACCGGTGATTTTAAGTTGCAGACCGATGCAACCTGTGAACCTATTGAATGGCTAAAGGCAGATGTATTAATTACAGAAAGTACCTTTGCTGATCCGGTGGTTTTACATCCCGACCCGGTTGAAGAGATAAATAAACTGAATGATATTAAAACCAATATTTTACTGGGTGCTTATGGCTTAGGTAAAAGTCAGCGGCTGATTAATCTCATCACTACGCATGTTCCGCAGAAAAAAGTACTGGTACACCATAAAATTATGCCCCTGAATGCCATTTATCAGAAAATGGGATATACTCTTGGTATGCATCAATTGTATAATCGTAAACTGATGAAAACCCAGGATGAGTATGTTTACATTGTGCCACCATTTACTTTTGATAGTTATATCAGAGCTACAGGAGTAAAGCGGATATTTGCCTCAGGCTGGAAAAACCTGCAGGTTAATCAGCACGATACCTTGTTTATTTCGGATCATGCCGACTGGAATGACATACTCACCGCTATACAGCAGGTTGAGCCCAAACAGATATGGACTTTACATGGCGATGGCAAGCATCTTAAAAATCATTTTGAGAATAATATCTTTGTAAAGATTTTAAATTGA
- a CDS encoding DUF5522 domain-containing protein: MPLIEDIDYYINQDGNYVFTREYHLKRGYCCKNKCLHCPWSYGRNDKDKAQQKNK; the protein is encoded by the coding sequence ATGCCGTTGATAGAAGATATAGATTACTACATTAACCAGGATGGTAACTATGTTTTTACCCGCGAGTATCATTTAAAGCGTGGATATTGCTGCAAAAATAAATGCCTGCATTGCCCCTGGAGTTATGGGCGTAATGATAAGGATAAAGCGCAGCAGAAAAATAAATAA
- a CDS encoding MarR family winged helix-turn-helix transcriptional regulator, which translates to MKIDEEIQGKFEDDYHRVVVNLSYTYGWLNNLLRYQFERYNLTSQQFNILRILRGQYPKPATVNLLKERMLDKMSDASRIVDRLVQKGLVSRCINNKDRRAVDIRISEDGLEVLKKMDIEFKTRDIIQAHLTEQEAEQLSDLLDKLRGAEAPCTKGDCCEGAD; encoded by the coding sequence ATGAAAATAGACGAAGAGATACAGGGGAAATTTGAGGATGACTACCATCGTGTTGTAGTTAATTTAAGTTATACCTATGGCTGGCTCAATAATTTGCTGCGCTACCAGTTTGAACGCTATAATCTTACAAGTCAGCAATTTAATATTCTGCGTATTTTACGCGGCCAGTATCCAAAGCCGGCTACAGTTAATCTGCTAAAAGAGCGTATGCTCGATAAAATGTCTGATGCATCACGTATAGTGGACCGCCTTGTTCAAAAAGGCCTGGTTTCGCGTTGTATAAATAATAAAGACCGCCGCGCTGTGGATATCCGAATCAGCGAAGATGGACTTGAGGTGCTGAAAAAAATGGATATAGAGTTTAAAACCAGGGATATTATACAAGCGCATTTAACTGAACAGGAAGCTGAACAGTTAAGCGACTTGCTTGATAAGCTGAGGGGGGCTGAAGCTCCATGCACCAAAGGCGACTGCTGTGAAGGAGCAGATTAA
- a CDS encoding ZIP family metal transporter gives MIWQSLLLFSAAFFGGMSVFLFKGDNHKQLRLILSFSGAYLFAITVLHLIPDAYHGNDNLVGVFILAGFLFQIVLEQFSDGIEHGHMHTHDHSAFPVGIMVSLCLHAFLEGMPLAQGYQSQLVFGIALHHIPAAFALGTVLLHNNQRKTAIGFYILLFALMSPAGYFFSETLSNGGIGNLQHYFNRIMGVVIGIFLHISTTILFEAGPDHKFNRRKLMAVVLGVGIALGGFVTEL, from the coding sequence ATGATCTGGCAATCGCTTTTATTATTCTCAGCTGCATTTTTTGGCGGCATGTCTGTTTTTTTATTTAAAGGTGATAACCACAAGCAACTGCGGCTGATCCTGTCTTTCAGCGGGGCATATTTATTTGCCATTACGGTACTGCACCTCATTCCGGATGCTTATCATGGCAATGATAACCTGGTAGGGGTGTTTATACTGGCCGGATTTTTATTCCAGATTGTATTAGAGCAATTTTCGGATGGTATTGAACATGGCCACATGCACACACATGACCATAGTGCATTTCCTGTAGGCATTATGGTGAGCTTATGCCTGCATGCGTTTTTAGAAGGAATGCCATTGGCACAGGGCTATCAGTCGCAACTGGTTTTCGGTATTGCCCTGCATCATATCCCTGCGGCTTTTGCCTTGGGTACGGTGTTACTGCACAACAATCAGCGTAAAACAGCAATAGGGTTTTATATCCTGCTATTTGCATTAATGTCCCCGGCAGGATATTTCTTCAGCGAAACGTTAAGTAATGGGGGGATAGGAAATTTACAACACTATTTCAATCGCATAATGGGTGTTGTAATCGGTATCTTTCTTCATATATCCACCACCATATTATTTGAGGCCGGGCCGGATCACAAATTTAACCGCCGTAAACTGATGGCAGTTGTATTAGGTGTGGGGATTGCACTCGGAGGCTTCGTTACTGAACTTTAA
- a CDS encoding phosphatase PAP2 family protein encodes MLQLDRHLFYFINHDLTNPFFDVVMPWLRNPKFWIPLYVFIVLFCIWKYKKQGIVIILLLLATVGVADFTSASLIKYQVQRLRPCREPALAGKVISRVGCGTGYSFPSTHATDHFAMAVFLILIFCKKWRWIWFWGILWAGLISFAQVYVGVHYPVDVTAGALYGSLIGTLFALLNKKLQPAFYNT; translated from the coding sequence TTGCTACAGCTCGACCGGCATTTATTTTATTTCATCAATCACGACCTTACCAACCCGTTTTTTGACGTGGTAATGCCATGGCTGCGTAACCCTAAGTTTTGGATACCGCTCTATGTATTCATCGTCCTATTTTGCATCTGGAAATATAAAAAGCAAGGCATTGTTATCATTTTGCTGTTATTGGCAACCGTTGGCGTGGCCGATTTCACCAGTGCGTCGCTTATCAAATACCAGGTACAAAGGCTTCGCCCCTGCCGCGAACCTGCTTTGGCCGGTAAAGTAATTAGCCGTGTTGGATGCGGTACGGGATACAGTTTTCCGTCAACCCATGCTACCGATCATTTCGCAATGGCGGTTTTCCTAATATTGATCTTTTGTAAAAAATGGAGATGGATCTGGTTTTGGGGGATTTTATGGGCCGGACTGATTAGCTTTGCCCAGGTTTATGTTGGGGTGCATTATCCTGTTGATGTTACAGCCGGTGCTTTATACGGCTCGCTCATCGGAACATTGTTCGCACTGCTAAACAAAAAGCTTCAACCTGCATTTTACAATACATGA
- the glmM gene encoding phosphoglucosamine mutase — protein MTLIKSISGIRGTIGGKAGEGLTPIDIVKFTSAYGKWAVTQSGNNKIVVGRDARISGSMVNNLVIGTLQGLGINVVDLGLSTTPTVEVAVPMEKAAGGIIITASHNPKQWNALKLLNADGEFISDADGKEVLDIAESSDFYFANVDELGTVTTDDSYLQKHIDAILALPLVDKDAIAKANFSVVIDCVNSTGGLFVPALLKALGVNTVHQLYCDPDGKFPHNPEPLPENLIALSQEVVAKKADLGIAVDPDVDRLCFVNEDGSMFGEEYTLVAVADYVLKSTKGNTVSNLSSTRALRDVTEKAGGVYEGAAVGEVNVVNKMKETNAVIGGEGNGGVIYPELHYGRDALAGIALFLSHLAKFGKSISVLRASYPAYYISKNKITLTPEMDIDALLLKVEEKYKKQPHTTIDGLKIEFDKEWVHLRRSNTEPIIRIYSEGNSETVANNLANKIIADIKEILHIN, from the coding sequence TTGACATTAATAAAATCTATCTCAGGGATCCGCGGTACGATTGGCGGGAAGGCAGGCGAAGGATTAACACCTATCGATATCGTAAAATTTACTTCAGCATATGGTAAATGGGCTGTAACACAATCGGGCAATAACAAAATTGTAGTTGGCCGCGATGCCCGTATCTCTGGCAGCATGGTGAATAACCTTGTTATTGGTACGCTGCAGGGCCTGGGGATAAATGTTGTTGACCTGGGCTTATCTACAACGCCAACTGTAGAAGTTGCTGTTCCGATGGAAAAAGCCGCAGGTGGCATTATCATTACCGCAAGCCATAACCCAAAGCAATGGAATGCGCTTAAGCTGCTGAACGCGGACGGTGAATTTATTAGCGATGCTGACGGTAAAGAAGTATTGGATATTGCAGAAAGTAGTGATTTTTATTTTGCCAACGTAGATGAGTTGGGCACCGTTACCACTGATGATAGCTATCTTCAGAAACATATTGATGCCATTTTAGCATTGCCATTGGTTGATAAAGACGCTATTGCTAAAGCTAACTTCAGCGTAGTAATTGATTGTGTTAACTCAACCGGAGGCTTATTTGTGCCGGCCCTGCTAAAGGCTTTAGGCGTAAACACAGTGCATCAGTTGTATTGCGATCCGGATGGTAAGTTTCCGCACAACCCCGAGCCACTGCCAGAAAACCTGATTGCGCTATCGCAGGAAGTGGTTGCTAAAAAAGCAGATTTAGGTATAGCTGTTGACCCTGATGTCGACCGCTTATGCTTTGTTAACGAAGACGGATCGATGTTTGGCGAGGAGTATACGTTGGTAGCCGTTGCCGATTACGTTTTAAAAAGCACCAAAGGTAATACCGTATCAAACCTGTCATCAACCCGTGCGCTGCGTGATGTTACCGAAAAAGCAGGCGGTGTTTACGAAGGTGCCGCGGTAGGCGAGGTGAACGTGGTTAACAAAATGAAAGAAACCAATGCGGTTATAGGAGGAGAAGGCAATGGAGGGGTTATCTATCCCGAATTGCATTATGGCCGCGATGCGTTAGCTGGCATAGCTTTATTTTTAAGCCATCTGGCTAAATTTGGTAAATCGATCTCGGTTTTAAGGGCAAGTTATCCGGCTTATTATATCTCTAAAAACAAAATTACGTTAACACCTGAAATGGATATAGATGCGTTATTGTTAAAAGTTGAAGAGAAATATAAGAAGCAGCCGCATACCACTATAGACGGACTTAAAATTGAATTCGACAAAGAATGGGTACATCTTCGCCGTTCAAATACAGAACCTATTATCCGTATTTACTCAGAAGGTAACTCAGAAACGGTTGCAAACAACCTGGCAAACAAGATAATTGCTGACATTAAAGAAATTTTGCATATAAACTAA
- a CDS encoding four helix bundle protein, whose amino-acid sequence MENYNNDFAEKFRARTKHFVLEVIKLYRLLPRSVEAQIIGKQWLRCSTSVGANYRAACRARSQNEFSSKLSIVIEEVDESLFWMELLIESQIMEKEKLIIVMNEATEILKVVSTARKSISEKKNLLIH is encoded by the coding sequence ATGGAAAATTACAATAACGATTTTGCTGAAAAATTTCGAGCTCGAACTAAACACTTTGTTTTAGAAGTTATAAAGTTGTATAGGCTATTGCCAAGAAGTGTTGAAGCACAGATCATAGGTAAGCAATGGCTTCGTTGTTCTACGTCAGTTGGTGCTAATTATAGAGCAGCTTGTCGGGCAAGATCACAAAATGAGTTTTCCTCTAAATTGTCAATTGTTATTGAAGAGGTTGATGAAAGCTTATTCTGGATGGAGTTGCTGATAGAGTCTCAAATAATGGAAAAGGAAAAATTAATAATAGTTATGAATGAAGCAACCGAAATTTTGAAAGTGGTATCAACTGCGAGAAAAAGTATATCGGAAAAAAAGAATTTACTCATTCACTAA
- a CDS encoding cysteine desulfurase family protein, producing MRVYLDNAATTPLDPEVMKEMYRVMESQFGNPSSIHAHGREARALIEKARRTVANLLHTSPAEIFFTSGGTEADNMAIRSGISGYGLKHAITTRLEHHAVVHTLEALEKAGIIKLSFVNVDQNGSLDYEHLEQLLKDNERSFVSLMHANNELGTLNDIERIGELCEQYNAIYHCDTVQTVGHYRHDLSKLKVHFMVCAAHKLHGPKGVGFLYINHKVKIDPMIYGGAQERNMRGGTENVYGIAGLAKALEMAYTEMDEHQEKIQGLKTYMMESLKAQIPGIHFNGETDPEKSLYTVLNVSFPEMDMADMLLFNLDIAGISASGGSACSSGTNIGSHVLNAIGANPDRPAVRFSFSKYNTKEEVDYTVGKIREICLVNA from the coding sequence ATGCGTGTTTATTTAGATAATGCTGCTACAACACCTCTGGACCCGGAGGTAATGAAAGAAATGTACAGGGTAATGGAAAGCCAGTTTGGTAATCCGTCATCTATACATGCGCATGGCCGCGAAGCAAGGGCTTTGATTGAAAAAGCAAGACGTACGGTAGCAAACCTGTTGCATACTTCGCCTGCAGAAATATTTTTCACATCAGGCGGTACCGAAGCAGATAACATGGCCATTCGTAGCGGTATCAGCGGCTATGGCCTTAAACACGCAATTACAACTCGGTTAGAGCATCATGCTGTAGTACACACACTGGAAGCGTTGGAAAAAGCCGGTATTATAAAATTAAGCTTTGTAAACGTAGACCAAAATGGCAGCCTGGACTACGAGCATTTAGAGCAATTGTTAAAGGATAACGAACGCAGTTTTGTTTCTTTAATGCATGCCAATAATGAGTTAGGTACTTTGAATGATATTGAGCGCATAGGCGAGCTTTGTGAGCAATACAATGCTATCTATCATTGCGATACCGTACAAACCGTTGGCCATTACAGGCACGATCTGAGCAAGCTTAAAGTGCATTTTATGGTGTGTGCAGCGCATAAATTGCACGGCCCTAAAGGCGTAGGCTTTTTATATATCAATCATAAGGTAAAAATAGACCCAATGATTTATGGAGGTGCGCAAGAACGTAATATGCGCGGCGGTACCGAAAATGTTTACGGTATTGCAGGTTTGGCAAAGGCACTGGAAATGGCTTATACAGAAATGGATGAGCACCAGGAAAAAATACAAGGCTTGAAAACTTATATGATGGAAAGCCTTAAAGCGCAAATACCGGGCATCCACTTTAATGGCGAAACGGATCCTGAAAAAAGTTTATATACAGTATTAAACGTTTCGTTCCCCGAAATGGATATGGCAGATATGCTGTTATTTAATCTTGATATTGCGGGTATCTCCGCTTCGGGTGGCAGTGCATGTAGCTCGGGTACCAATATTGGTTCACACGTGTTAAATGCCATAGGTGCAAATCCAGACAGGCCTGCTGTAAGATTTTCTTTCTCTAAATACAATACGAAAGAAGAAGTGGATTACACGGTAGGTAAAATCCGCGAGATCTGCCTGGTTAATGCATAG
- a CDS encoding NAD(P)-dependent oxidoreductase, with the protein MKIALIGASGFTGTSILKEALQRGYTVTAIARDTQKITVEDEKLTKVALDVYDLDKLTEALRGHDAVVSAFNAGWTNPNLYNDFIKGGETIQQATKQAGVKRYIFIGGAGSLEIQPGLQLVDSPNFPAEWKAGATAARDYLNILKKENELNWTFLSPAIDLHPGERTGKYRTGTDQPVFDEHHKSAITADDLAVALLDELEKNQFVKRRFTIGY; encoded by the coding sequence ATGAAAATTGCATTAATCGGTGCATCTGGCTTTACAGGCACCAGTATTTTAAAGGAAGCTTTACAACGCGGTTATACAGTTACAGCTATAGCCCGTGATACGCAAAAGATCACTGTTGAAGATGAAAAGCTTACCAAAGTGGCTTTAGATGTTTATGACCTGGATAAACTTACTGAAGCTTTACGCGGGCATGATGCTGTAGTAAGTGCTTTTAATGCAGGCTGGACTAACCCAAACTTGTATAACGATTTTATTAAAGGCGGTGAAACCATACAGCAAGCTACTAAACAAGCTGGAGTTAAACGCTATATCTTTATTGGTGGCGCAGGTAGCTTAGAGATACAACCCGGATTGCAACTGGTTGATAGCCCTAACTTTCCGGCAGAATGGAAAGCCGGCGCTACAGCTGCCCGCGATTATTTAAACATACTTAAAAAAGAAAACGAGCTGAATTGGACATTTTTAAGCCCGGCCATTGATTTGCACCCCGGAGAACGCACAGGTAAATACCGCACCGGAACAGATCAACCGGTATTTGATGAACACCACAAAAGCGCTATAACTGCTGATGATCTTGCAGTAGCCCTGCTTGATGAATTAGAAAAAAACCAGTTTGTAAAACGCCGTTTCACCATTGGTTACTAA
- a CDS encoding RrF2 family transcriptional regulator, translating to MNARFQTATHILTLLHHMQGQYVSSDFIAGSINANPALIRKELSALRKVGLIESKEGKSGGYLLAKPSGDITMADVYQTVKAVSPFGLSKNQPNPACPIGKQINQHIITLYNDVDNGIIKQLSSITLADFSNKF from the coding sequence ATGAACGCCCGTTTCCAGACTGCCACACACATCCTTACCCTACTGCATCACATGCAGGGCCAATACGTATCGTCTGATTTTATTGCAGGCAGTATCAATGCAAATCCGGCATTGATCAGAAAAGAGCTTAGCGCCTTACGTAAAGTAGGTTTGATAGAAAGCAAAGAAGGAAAAAGCGGCGGTTATTTGTTAGCCAAACCATCGGGAGATATTACGATGGCCGATGTTTACCAAACGGTGAAAGCGGTATCGCCATTTGGTTTATCTAAAAACCAGCCTAACCCCGCCTGCCCTATTGGCAAACAGATTAATCAACATATTATTACGTTATATAACGATGTAGATAATGGTATAATTAAACAATTGAGCAGTATAACACTTGCTGATTTCAGCAATAAATTTTAG
- a CDS encoding UDP-N-acetylmuramate--L-alanine ligase translates to MKIHFIAIGGSAMHNLAIALHKKGFTVTGSDDIIFEPSVSRLKKHGLLPEQYGWFPEKITKDLNAVILGMHARTDNPELLMAQRLGVKVYSYPEYIYEQSKDKLRVVIGGSHGKTTITSMILHVLQHAGMAFDYLVGAQLEGFDTMVSITDAPLIVIEGDEYLASPIDRRPKFHLYKANIAVISGIAWDHINVFPTFANYVEQFQKFIETITVGGTLVYNQSDEVLNEMVIKDLSEINKLSYTLPEYEIRDGITYIMYESKAYRLNVFGQHNLSNIEAARIVCNKLGIDTYNFYEYISTFKGAARRLELLGSKGDVNVYKDFAHSPSKLRATIAAVKTQYPGRKLIACMELHTFSSLNADFLNEYSGSMDLADEAVVFIDLKTFQQKQMEPYPAETVKDAFKRDDLIFYNTPENIVKLFENIQPHNVTILMMSSGNFGGIDLNQLTQNILKKIF, encoded by the coding sequence ATGAAAATACATTTTATAGCCATAGGTGGCAGTGCAATGCACAACCTGGCTATTGCTTTGCATAAAAAGGGTTTTACGGTTACAGGTTCTGATGATATTATATTTGAACCTTCTGTATCACGACTGAAAAAACACGGCCTGCTTCCAGAGCAATATGGCTGGTTCCCCGAAAAAATTACTAAAGATCTCAATGCAGTTATATTAGGTATGCATGCGCGTACCGATAACCCCGAACTGCTGATGGCGCAGCGCCTTGGTGTTAAGGTATACTCGTACCCGGAGTATATTTACGAACAATCGAAAGATAAGCTTCGGGTGGTTATTGGCGGCAGCCACGGTAAAACAACCATTACATCAATGATACTGCATGTTTTACAGCATGCAGGTATGGCATTTGATTACCTTGTAGGTGCGCAGTTAGAGGGTTTTGATACCATGGTAAGTATTACAGACGCCCCGCTGATTGTTATAGAAGGAGACGAATACCTGGCATCGCCGATTGACAGGCGTCCGAAATTTCATTTATATAAAGCCAACATAGCTGTAATAAGCGGTATTGCGTGGGATCATATCAACGTTTTCCCAACGTTTGCTAACTATGTTGAGCAGTTTCAGAAATTTATAGAAACTATCACCGTTGGCGGTACGCTGGTTTATAATCAATCAGATGAGGTGCTTAATGAGATGGTTATCAAAGATTTGTCTGAGATCAATAAGCTGTCTTATACACTACCAGAGTATGAGATCAGGGATGGGATAACTTATATCATGTATGAATCAAAGGCATACAGATTAAATGTTTTTGGTCAGCACAATCTGTCAAATATTGAAGCGGCCCGTATTGTATGTAACAAACTTGGAATTGATACGTACAACTTTTATGAATATATTAGCACTTTCAAAGGAGCTGCACGCAGGCTGGAGTTACTTGGTAGTAAGGGAGATGTTAATGTTTATAAAGACTTTGCACATTCGCCATCAAAATTGAGGGCAACCATAGCAGCAGTTAAAACACAATATCCAGGCCGTAAGCTAATAGCATGTATGGAGTTGCATACATTTAGTAGCTTAAATGCAGACTTTTTGAATGAGTATTCGGGTTCAATGGATCTGGCTGATGAAGCAGTTGTTTTCATTGATCTAAAAACATTTCAGCAGAAGCAAATGGAGCCATATCCGGCTGAAACGGTAAAGGATGCTTTTAAACGTGACGATTTGATATTTTATAATACCCCTGAAAATATTGTTAAATTATTTGAAAATATTCAACCACATAACGTAACTATATTAATGATGAGTTCAGGGAATTTTGGGGGTATAGACCTCAATCAACTGACGCAGAATATCTTGAAAAAGATATTTTAG
- a CDS encoding helix-turn-helix domain-containing protein, which translates to MKTLGKKIRLLRHQKGWSQEDVAKRLDISIPAFSKIETGITDINLSRLEQIADLFEMSVVQLLTFNDIEGDQKYASELETVNKKLMDRETEVIDLQKKVIELFEELRQSKATA; encoded by the coding sequence ATGAAAACACTGGGAAAAAAAATCAGATTATTACGTCACCAAAAGGGGTGGAGCCAGGAGGATGTTGCGAAAAGATTAGACATATCTATACCTGCTTTCTCAAAGATTGAGACGGGTATTACCGACATTAACTTGTCACGCCTTGAGCAAATAGCTGATTTATTTGAAATGTCAGTGGTACAACTTTTAACTTTTAACGATATTGAGGGTGACCAGAAATACGCAAGCGAACTGGAAACAGTTAACAAAAAGCTGATGGATCGGGAAACCGAAGTAATTGATTTACAGAAGAAAGTTATTGAACTTTTTGAAGAACTACGTCAGAGTAAAGCTACAGCATAA